The following are encoded together in the Nocardioides thalensis genome:
- a CDS encoding MFS transporter, producing MTNVESLDPADVTASVVEPPVEKVQHPGLALVLILVAQLMVVLDATIANIALPYIGADLNISQANLTWIVTGYALAFGGLLLLGGRLGDLYGRRLLFMTGLTVFAVASLLGGLAQNEALLLGARGLQGLGAALAAPAALALITTTFPAGPERNRAMAAYATMSGIGAAIGLILGGWLTGMDSPLGVDGWRLTFLINVPIGLLAAAAAPRVLKESERHTGWLDVPGAITGTVGLLGIVFGLSRAGEEAYGWDHWQTISSLVVGAVLLVVFVFIESRVDHPLLPMRIFANRTRATSFVAMMIAPAAMFAMFFYLSLFIQQVMGFSPLEAGFAFLPFSFGIVIGAGVASNLAGRIDPRYLAGIGTLLAAIALFMFSRITIDDSPAGALRSVTEGSVSTSYWADVFPFVALMAVGMGMVFVPLTLTAVHHVQAEDSGIGSGVLNTMQQVGGALGLATLSTVALHYINDTSETAAGPIAQAATDPSLVQQAVFNVSFTEGATHAFLVGSFMMLATSVIIWIFLNVKHTELATDGPEGGVHVG from the coding sequence ATGACCAACGTCGAATCGCTCGACCCTGCGGACGTGACCGCGTCCGTCGTCGAGCCGCCCGTCGAGAAGGTGCAGCACCCAGGCCTTGCCCTGGTGCTCATCCTCGTCGCGCAGCTGATGGTGGTGCTCGACGCCACCATCGCCAACATCGCGCTCCCCTACATCGGCGCCGACCTCAACATCTCCCAGGCCAACCTGACCTGGATCGTGACCGGCTACGCGCTGGCGTTCGGTGGTCTCCTGCTGCTCGGTGGCCGTCTCGGCGACCTCTACGGCCGCCGTCTCCTGTTCATGACCGGTCTCACGGTGTTCGCCGTGGCCTCCCTCCTGGGTGGCCTCGCCCAGAACGAGGCACTGCTGCTCGGGGCCCGTGGCCTCCAGGGCCTCGGTGCCGCGCTCGCCGCTCCCGCGGCGCTCGCCCTCATCACCACGACGTTCCCGGCGGGCCCGGAGCGCAACCGCGCGATGGCGGCCTACGCCACGATGTCCGGCATCGGCGCCGCGATCGGCCTGATCCTCGGCGGCTGGCTCACCGGCATGGACTCGCCCCTCGGCGTCGACGGATGGCGGCTGACGTTCCTCATCAACGTCCCGATCGGCCTGCTCGCGGCCGCGGCCGCGCCGCGCGTGCTCAAGGAGTCCGAGCGGCACACCGGCTGGCTCGACGTCCCGGGCGCCATCACCGGCACCGTGGGCCTGCTCGGCATCGTCTTCGGCCTCTCGCGGGCCGGCGAGGAGGCCTACGGCTGGGACCACTGGCAGACCATCTCCTCGCTGGTCGTCGGCGCCGTCCTGCTGGTCGTGTTCGTGTTCATCGAGTCGCGGGTCGACCACCCGCTGCTGCCGATGCGGATCTTCGCCAACCGGACCCGGGCGACGAGCTTCGTCGCGATGATGATCGCGCCGGCTGCGATGTTCGCGATGTTCTTCTATCTGAGCCTGTTCATCCAGCAGGTGATGGGCTTCAGCCCGCTCGAGGCCGGCTTCGCGTTCCTGCCGTTCTCGTTCGGGATCGTCATCGGTGCCGGTGTCGCCTCCAACCTGGCCGGTCGGATCGACCCGCGCTACCTGGCGGGCATCGGGACCCTGCTCGCCGCGATCGCGCTGTTCATGTTCTCGCGGATCACGATCGACGACTCCCCGGCCGGCGCTCTGCGCTCCGTCACCGAGGGCTCGGTCAGCACGAGCTACTGGGCCGACGTGTTCCCGTTCGTCGCCCTGATGGCGGTCGGCATGGGCATGGTGTTCGTGCCCCTCACGCTGACGGCCGTGCACCACGTGCAGGCGGAGGACTCGGGCATCGGCTCCGGTGTCCTCAACACGATGCAGCAGGTCGGTGGCGCGCTCGGTCTGGCCACGCTGAGCACCGTGGCGCTGCACTACATCAACGACACCTCCGAGACCGCCGCCGGACCGATCGCCCAGGCGGCGACCGACCCCTCGCTCGTCCAGCAGGCCGTGTTCAACGTGTCGTTCACCGAGGGCGCTACCCATGCGTTCCTGGTGGGCTCGTTCATGATGCTCGCCACTTCGGTGATCATCTGGATCTTCCTCAACGTCAAGCACACCGAGCTGGCGACGGATGGTCCCGAGGGCGGCGTCCACGTGGGCTGA
- a CDS encoding GGDEF domain-containing protein, with product MDTLTLRIAFGVVALCVLVLFFVATYRPTRSAYSGWWCVSLAVFLTSAVLFLLNGTPVQVVANPLGNACAVFGATGVWAAARSLRSLEVPRRAMVAAPAVVLVASLLDDPANDVWTGGPFFLSGMALGFALAARELWLVRRGATPEGASGSQRSVAVASLFAISSVTAAFYVLRGAMLVAVGPEHPAFAYAFGSQVTTLLTMMMLVVVTFSMALLGHEQQTSELRVRATHDGLTGLLNRATFLEHAELAFRARPDGGTEGAVMVADLDGFKSLNDDFGHAVGDHALTIFGTACREVVGDHGVVGRLGGDEFALLLADGSRAELVAGAISRRFRAGIDDGPRTTISFGIAQIDRGIGVRDTIIRADVALYQAKAAGRDRAVRYEPTRVEAIRV from the coding sequence ATGGACACCCTCACCCTGCGGATCGCGTTCGGCGTGGTCGCCCTGTGCGTCCTCGTCCTGTTCTTCGTCGCGACCTACCGCCCGACCCGGTCCGCCTACAGCGGCTGGTGGTGCGTCTCGCTCGCCGTCTTCCTCACCAGCGCGGTGCTCTTCCTGCTCAACGGCACCCCCGTGCAGGTGGTCGCCAACCCCCTCGGCAACGCCTGTGCGGTCTTCGGCGCGACCGGTGTCTGGGCCGCGGCGCGGTCTCTCCGCTCGCTCGAGGTGCCGCGTCGCGCGATGGTCGCCGCGCCAGCGGTCGTGCTCGTCGCGTCGCTGCTCGACGACCCGGCGAACGACGTCTGGACCGGCGGCCCGTTCTTCCTCTCCGGGATGGCGCTGGGCTTCGCCCTGGCGGCGCGCGAGCTCTGGCTGGTGCGCCGGGGAGCCACCCCCGAGGGGGCGAGCGGAAGCCAGCGGAGCGTGGCCGTCGCCTCCCTCTTCGCGATCTCCTCCGTCACCGCCGCGTTCTACGTGCTCCGCGGGGCGATGCTGGTCGCGGTGGGTCCGGAGCACCCCGCGTTCGCCTACGCGTTCGGCTCCCAGGTCACGACCCTGCTCACGATGATGATGCTGGTCGTGGTGACCTTCAGCATGGCGCTGCTCGGCCACGAGCAGCAGACCAGCGAGCTGCGCGTCCGCGCGACGCACGACGGCCTCACCGGGCTGCTCAACCGCGCGACCTTCCTCGAGCACGCCGAGCTCGCCTTCCGCGCTCGGCCCGACGGCGGCACCGAGGGCGCCGTGATGGTCGCCGACCTCGACGGCTTCAAGTCGCTCAACGACGACTTCGGTCACGCCGTCGGCGACCACGCGCTCACGATCTTCGGCACCGCCTGCCGCGAGGTCGTCGGCGACCACGGGGTGGTCGGCCGGCTCGGCGGTGACGAGTTCGCCCTGCTGCTGGCCGACGGCTCCCGCGCTGAGCTGGTCGCCGGTGCGATCAGCCGCCGCTTCCGCGCCGGCATCGACGACGGCCCGCGGACCACGATCAGCTTCGGCATCGCCCAGATCGACCGCGGCATCGGCGTGAGGGACACGATCATCCGGGCCGACGTCGCGCTCTACCAGGCCAAGGCCGCGGGCCGCGACCGCGCGGTGCGCTACGAGCCCACGCGGGTCGAGGCGATCCGGGTCTGA
- a CDS encoding SigE family RNA polymerase sigma factor yields the protein MTRPPTDEDFAELVHACWAGLYRTAYLMLGDAADAEDLVQTALAKTYANWRKVRSLEAAPGYARTTMVNTASSWFRKKSWRNELPTETLPDTAHAPGAADPADRPTLMDALAQLPPRQRAVIVLRYYEDLSVAQVATALGITDGTVKSQTSAAIDRLRALLGDPELSALPIGATNA from the coding sequence ATGACACGACCACCCACCGACGAGGACTTCGCCGAGCTGGTGCACGCCTGCTGGGCAGGCCTCTACCGAACGGCGTACCTCATGCTGGGCGACGCCGCCGATGCAGAGGACCTCGTCCAGACGGCGCTCGCGAAGACCTACGCCAACTGGCGGAAGGTGCGCAGCCTCGAGGCCGCACCGGGCTACGCCCGCACCACGATGGTCAACACGGCCAGCTCGTGGTTCCGGAAGAAGTCCTGGCGCAACGAGCTGCCCACCGAGACGCTTCCCGACACCGCGCACGCCCCGGGCGCGGCCGATCCGGCCGACCGCCCGACCCTGATGGACGCGCTCGCGCAGCTGCCGCCCCGGCAGCGTGCCGTGATCGTCCTCCGCTACTACGAAGACCTCAGCGTGGCCCAGGTCGCCACCGCCCTCGGGATCACCGACGGCACGGTGAAGAGCCAGACCTCGGCCGCGATCGACCGCCTCCGCGCCCTGCTGGGCGACCCGGAGCTGTCCGCCCTCCCGATCGGAGCGACCAATGCCTGA
- a CDS encoding FAD/NAD(P)-binding protein gives MSRSGRRPRILIVGAGAAGTLTALHLTREASRRSTPVEVVLVDPADRWARGTAFGTTDDQHLLNVPASGMSALPQDPSHFLSWRQRRGLTADGYSFVPRRDWACYLDDTLVEALRQAEGEVAVDHRRTRAVAVRRDERGAAVTTAAGEEITADAVVVATGLPSAGHHWAPPSLRDSAFYVPDPWAPGALDVVRRDRVAPPGVLLVGAGLTMVDVVLTLTADDRADRVLHAVSRSGRLPHAHAPALRPVAIPDVAEWGTTLAEIRAHAAEHVAGVRRTTGDWRPAVDGLRFQVATLWDRLDEADRDTFLAEDAGGWNVLRHRMAPSSAAVVEGLRGSGRLALGTGQVRSARPLPEGGLRVTVGDGGAERTLDVGWVVNCTGPRLDVRTLGNRFLDDLLRPRDEGALAVPATAGMGVCTANGRLVDEHGSAAAPLWTLGALRRGELWESTAVPEIRSQALALATDVLDAVAPLPRRLEDGRLVPGTHPIARPRDPLGLPLSTTAEAAAAYNAGLERVMLLKSGGEDLIRQAAELDPGFALAHAALAMLGHEAGAAADVQASLAAARKAIRKRGDDRERSLVDVVGRRVRDPRGSGARALRRHIGEHPRDVLAVSAAVPTIAFSGIIDVQREAWEVVEGLAPAYGDHWWYISLLAFTRQDQGRFDEAGLLAESALSCEPASGHAVHAQTHVLYETGQHATGQEWLDHWVAGSGRSASHRAHFSWHAALHELALGDTEAVRRRYYSQLAPPAVTGVRALVDTASLLWRWQVTTTAWDDTEVPVPPIDPVLEAIGDDLLDRPGTPFTALHAALAHAASGDHRRLAALAARCRRARQSPTRTVVAPFCDALLQAGDRRWDEAAQGISALLPHLVTVGGSLAQREVVEETLLLCLLNAGRAAEARAVLDARLDRRPSPLDRQRTGALSTPAPA, from the coding sequence ATGAGCCGTTCCGGCCGACGACCACGGATCCTGATCGTCGGTGCCGGAGCTGCCGGCACCCTGACCGCGCTCCACCTCACCCGGGAGGCGAGCCGGCGGTCGACTCCGGTCGAGGTCGTGCTCGTCGACCCCGCCGACCGCTGGGCCCGCGGCACCGCGTTCGGCACCACGGACGACCAGCACCTGCTCAACGTGCCGGCCTCGGGGATGAGCGCGCTCCCGCAGGACCCGAGCCACTTCCTCTCCTGGCGCCAGCGGCGCGGGCTCACCGCCGACGGCTACAGCTTCGTGCCCCGCCGCGACTGGGCGTGCTACCTCGACGACACGCTCGTCGAGGCCCTGCGACAGGCCGAGGGCGAGGTCGCTGTCGACCATCGACGCACGCGTGCGGTCGCCGTACGGCGCGACGAGCGCGGGGCAGCCGTGACGACGGCCGCCGGCGAGGAGATCACGGCCGACGCGGTCGTCGTCGCCACCGGGCTGCCGAGCGCGGGCCACCACTGGGCGCCGCCGAGCCTGCGCGACTCCGCCTTCTACGTCCCCGACCCGTGGGCGCCCGGCGCGCTCGACGTCGTACGGCGCGACCGCGTCGCGCCTCCCGGCGTCCTGCTCGTCGGAGCCGGGCTGACGATGGTCGACGTCGTGCTCACCCTCACGGCGGACGACCGCGCCGACCGGGTGCTGCACGCGGTCTCCCGGAGCGGCCGGCTCCCGCACGCCCACGCTCCGGCGCTGCGGCCGGTCGCGATCCCCGACGTCGCGGAGTGGGGCACCACGCTGGCCGAGATCCGCGCGCACGCCGCCGAGCACGTCGCGGGCGTCCGGCGCACGACCGGCGACTGGCGACCCGCCGTGGACGGGCTCCGGTTCCAGGTCGCCACGCTGTGGGACAGGCTCGACGAGGCCGACCGGGACACGTTCCTGGCCGAGGACGCCGGTGGCTGGAACGTGCTCCGCCACCGGATGGCGCCGTCCTCGGCCGCCGTCGTCGAGGGGCTGCGCGGGAGCGGCCGACTCGCGCTCGGCACCGGGCAGGTGCGCTCGGCGCGGCCGCTCCCGGAGGGCGGCCTCCGCGTGACGGTCGGCGACGGCGGCGCCGAGCGGACGCTGGACGTCGGGTGGGTCGTCAACTGCACCGGCCCCCGTCTCGACGTGCGCACCCTCGGCAACCGCTTCCTCGACGACCTCCTCCGGCCGCGCGACGAGGGTGCCCTCGCCGTCCCGGCGACCGCCGGCATGGGCGTCTGTACGGCGAACGGCCGGTTGGTCGACGAGCACGGCAGCGCTGCGGCGCCGCTGTGGACCCTCGGCGCCCTGCGCCGCGGCGAGCTGTGGGAGTCCACGGCCGTGCCGGAGATCCGCAGCCAGGCGCTCGCGCTCGCCACCGACGTCCTGGACGCCGTCGCCCCGCTCCCCCGCCGCCTCGAGGACGGGCGCTTGGTGCCGGGCACGCACCCGATCGCCCGGCCGCGTGACCCGCTCGGCCTGCCGCTGTCGACCACCGCCGAGGCCGCGGCCGCCTACAACGCCGGCCTGGAGCGGGTGATGCTGCTCAAGTCCGGCGGCGAGGACCTGATCCGCCAGGCCGCCGAGCTCGACCCGGGCTTCGCGCTGGCGCACGCCGCGCTGGCGATGCTCGGCCACGAGGCGGGGGCCGCGGCCGACGTACAGGCGTCCCTCGCCGCGGCCCGCAAGGCGATCCGCAAGCGGGGCGACGACCGCGAGCGAAGCCTGGTCGACGTGGTGGGCCGCCGCGTGCGGGACCCGCGCGGGTCGGGGGCGCGCGCCCTCCGCCGCCACATCGGGGAGCACCCTCGGGACGTGCTGGCCGTCTCCGCAGCGGTCCCGACGATCGCGTTCTCCGGCATCATCGACGTCCAGCGGGAGGCGTGGGAGGTCGTCGAGGGCCTGGCGCCGGCGTACGGCGACCACTGGTGGTACATCTCGCTGCTCGCGTTCACGCGGCAGGACCAGGGCCGGTTCGACGAGGCGGGACTGCTCGCCGAGAGCGCGCTGTCGTGCGAGCCCGCCTCGGGGCACGCCGTCCACGCCCAGACCCACGTGCTCTACGAGACGGGTCAGCACGCGACCGGCCAGGAGTGGCTGGACCACTGGGTCGCCGGCAGCGGGCGGTCGGCCAGCCATCGCGCCCACTTCTCGTGGCACGCCGCGTTGCACGAGCTGGCCCTCGGCGACACCGAGGCCGTGCGTCGCCGCTACTACTCGCAGCTCGCGCCCCCGGCCGTCACCGGCGTGCGCGCGCTCGTCGACACCGCTTCCCTGCTGTGGCGCTGGCAGGTCACGACCACCGCCTGGGACGACACGGAGGTGCCCGTGCCGCCGATCGACCCCGTGCTCGAGGCGATCGGGGACGACCTGCTCGACCGGCCCGGCACGCCCTTCACCGCCCTCCACGCCGCCCTCGCCCACGCCGCCAGCGGCGACCACCGCCGTCTCGCCGCCCTCGCAGCGCGGTGCCGGCGGGCGCGGCAGTCGCCGACCCGCACGGTCGTCGCGCCGTTCTGCGACGCCCTGCTCCAGGCAGGCGACCGCCGGTGGGACGAGGCGGCACAGGGGATCTCCGCCCTGCTACCGCACCTGGTCACGGTCGGCGGGTCGCTCGCCCAGCGGGAGGTGGTGGAGGAGACGCTCCTGCTGTGCCTGCTCAACGCGGGCCGGGCCGCCGAGGCCAGGGCGGTGCTCGACGCGCGTCTCGACCGGCGCCCGTCGCCTCTCGACCGGCAGCGCACCGGCGCGCTCTCCACCCCTGCTCCTGCCTGA
- a CDS encoding alpha/beta hydrolase family protein produces MIPAVVLGLVLTACTTATEDPDAVPTPSDGSAAPPASPEPSSPAEESPTSAPSERPHPVSIPALMEQRYDGRGLRLGPVVLETADQTQYEVTYRGDGLTISGRLAVPKGDGPFPAIVLAHGYIDPDYYVNGQGMTREREWFASQGYVALHVDYRNHAGSSDTRLGELDLRMGYTEDVINAVRALRRWDGPVDDERVAVGGRSMGGGVVYNVLTAQPGLVDAGVVWAPVSSDAVDNYERWIAPDPSRQGIADEIVRRYGAPRANPEFWEGISARTYFDEITEPVLIHHGTSDDSCPIRWSHETTRLMERAGVDVTFEVYEGEEHAFGPQFFASMERTGRFLRQHLR; encoded by the coding sequence ATGATTCCGGCCGTCGTGCTCGGGCTGGTGCTGACGGCGTGCACGACCGCCACAGAGGACCCGGACGCCGTACCGACGCCGTCCGACGGCTCCGCCGCGCCGCCGGCCTCGCCGGAGCCGAGCAGCCCGGCCGAGGAGTCGCCGACCTCCGCACCGAGCGAGCGGCCGCACCCGGTCAGCATCCCCGCGCTGATGGAGCAGCGGTACGACGGCCGCGGCCTGCGGCTCGGACCCGTCGTCCTCGAGACGGCCGACCAGACCCAGTACGAGGTCACCTACCGCGGCGACGGTCTCACCATCTCCGGTCGGCTCGCGGTGCCGAAGGGCGACGGCCCGTTCCCGGCGATCGTGCTCGCCCACGGCTACATCGACCCCGACTACTACGTGAACGGCCAGGGGATGACCCGCGAGCGCGAGTGGTTCGCGAGCCAGGGCTACGTCGCGCTCCACGTCGACTACCGCAACCACGCAGGGTCGTCCGACACCCGGCTCGGCGAGCTCGACCTCCGGATGGGCTACACCGAGGACGTGATCAACGCCGTCCGCGCGCTGCGCAGGTGGGACGGCCCGGTCGACGACGAGCGCGTCGCGGTCGGCGGCCGTTCGATGGGAGGCGGCGTCGTCTACAACGTGCTCACCGCGCAGCCGGGGCTCGTCGACGCCGGGGTGGTTTGGGCGCCGGTCAGCTCCGACGCCGTCGACAACTACGAGCGGTGGATCGCTCCCGACCCTTCCCGGCAGGGGATCGCCGACGAGATCGTGCGGAGGTACGGCGCGCCGCGCGCCAACCCGGAGTTCTGGGAGGGCATCAGCGCGCGGACCTACTTCGACGAGATCACCGAGCCGGTGCTGATCCACCACGGGACGTCCGACGACTCCTGCCCGATCCGCTGGAGCCACGAGACGACGCGGCTGATGGAACGGGCAGGAGTCGACGTGACGTTCGAGGTCTACGAGGGCGAGGAGCACGCCTTCGGTCCGCAGTTCTTCGCCTCCATGGAGCGGACCGGGCGGTTCCTGCGGCAGCACCTGCGCTGA
- a CDS encoding TetR/AcrR family transcriptional regulator, with translation MSPKKALTAAASHLRPRVEGEREQEILDATLDVLAEFGYDRLTMDAVAARAKASKATLYRRWSDKASLVIDALMSQKEPSTVPDTGSLRGDLIASYCGMGGMTDEHQMAVLGSVMTAVSRDPEFAAAWRRDFIGPKVAINDAIFAKAVERGEIAEDTDLDLLGPCLPAIVLHRLFFLGEHPTEESITKVIDQVILPAATRG, from the coding sequence ATGTCCCCGAAGAAGGCCCTGACCGCCGCCGCGTCGCACCTGCGACCCCGCGTCGAGGGCGAGCGGGAGCAGGAGATCCTCGACGCGACGCTCGACGTCCTGGCGGAGTTCGGCTACGACCGGCTCACGATGGACGCCGTCGCCGCGCGGGCCAAGGCGTCGAAGGCGACGCTCTACCGGCGTTGGAGCGACAAGGCGAGCCTCGTCATCGACGCGCTGATGTCCCAGAAGGAACCCAGCACCGTCCCCGACACGGGCTCCCTGCGGGGTGACCTGATCGCCAGCTACTGCGGCATGGGCGGCATGACCGACGAGCACCAGATGGCGGTGCTCGGCAGCGTGATGACCGCCGTCAGCCGTGACCCGGAGTTCGCCGCGGCCTGGCGCCGTGACTTCATCGGGCCGAAGGTCGCGATCAACGACGCGATCTTCGCGAAGGCCGTCGAGCGGGGTGAGATCGCCGAGGACACCGATCTCGACCTGCTCGGGCCCTGTCTGCCGGCGATCGTCCTGCACCGCCTGTTCTTCCTCGGCGAGCACCCCACCGAGGAGTCCATCACCAAGGTCATCGACCAGGTGATCCTCCCTGCCGCCACCCGCGGCTGA
- the ligA gene encoding NAD-dependent DNA ligase LigA, protein MSDPVTTATSEAREEHRLLAEEIEDARWRYFVLDAPTLSDAEYDARWRRINELEEQFPELQTPDSPTQKVGGTFSTEFTAVDHLQRMESLDNAFSFEELDSWYARLARDGVSEPALLCELKVDGLAINLLYEGGRLVRALTRGDGRTGEDVTPNVKTIGVIPHRLTPSDEFPVPDLVEVRGEVFLSIEAFDKLNASLVEAGKPMFANPRNSAAGSLRQKDPRVTASRDLGMVCHGIGAREGFEPVAQSHAYDALRAWGLPTSDRVRVLPTLDEVKEFVGHYGEHRHDVTEHEIDGVVIKVDDIALQRRLGSTSRAPRWAIAYKYPPEEVNTKLLEIRVNVGRTGRVTPYGVMEPTKVAGSTVERATLHNAYEVRRKDVRPGDTVILRKAGDVIPEILGPVLPLRPEGLPEWEMPTECPSCGTTLAEQKEGDKDLRCPNHRSCRAQVLERVYHVASRGAFDIEGLGSEAAYALVEAGVVVNEGDVFDLTAESLLRAPLFTRAPKKNEEGPQLTANAVGLLGNLETRKQVPLWRVLVALSIRHVGPTAARALATEFGSMDAIRAASEEQLAAAEGVGPTIAEAVIEWFKVDWHNEIVDKWQAAGVAMADERDESVPRTLEGLTVVVTGSLEGFSRDSAKEAILARGGKAAGSVSKKTDYVVVGDNAGSKADKAEQLGVPVLDEAGFVKLLEGGADAL, encoded by the coding sequence ATGAGCGACCCGGTGACGACCGCGACCAGCGAGGCCCGCGAGGAGCACCGGCTCCTGGCCGAGGAGATCGAGGACGCGCGCTGGCGCTACTTCGTGCTCGACGCGCCGACCCTCTCCGACGCCGAGTACGACGCGAGGTGGCGGCGCATCAACGAGCTGGAGGAGCAGTTCCCCGAGCTCCAGACGCCCGACAGCCCCACGCAGAAGGTCGGGGGCACCTTCTCCACCGAGTTCACCGCGGTCGACCACCTCCAGCGCATGGAGAGCCTCGACAACGCGTTCTCGTTCGAGGAGCTCGACTCGTGGTACGCACGGCTCGCCCGTGACGGCGTCAGCGAGCCTGCGCTGCTGTGCGAGCTCAAGGTCGACGGCCTGGCGATCAACCTGCTCTACGAGGGCGGCCGGCTGGTCCGCGCGCTCACCCGCGGCGACGGGCGCACGGGAGAGGACGTCACGCCCAACGTCAAGACGATCGGCGTCATCCCCCACCGGCTGACGCCCTCCGACGAGTTCCCTGTCCCGGACCTGGTCGAGGTGCGCGGCGAGGTGTTCCTCTCGATCGAGGCCTTCGACAAGCTCAACGCCTCGCTGGTCGAGGCCGGCAAGCCGATGTTCGCCAACCCCCGCAACTCCGCAGCCGGTTCGCTGCGGCAGAAGGACCCGCGGGTGACTGCCAGCCGCGACCTCGGCATGGTGTGCCACGGCATCGGCGCGCGCGAGGGATTCGAGCCGGTCGCCCAGTCACACGCCTACGACGCGCTGCGCGCGTGGGGCCTGCCGACCAGCGACCGCGTCCGGGTGCTGCCCACGCTCGACGAGGTCAAGGAGTTCGTCGGTCACTACGGCGAGCACCGGCACGACGTCACCGAGCACGAGATCGACGGCGTCGTGATCAAGGTCGACGACATCGCGCTCCAGCGTCGTCTCGGCTCCACCAGCCGGGCGCCGCGCTGGGCGATCGCCTACAAGTACCCGCCCGAGGAGGTCAACACCAAGCTCCTCGAGATCCGCGTCAACGTCGGTCGCACCGGGCGGGTCACGCCGTACGGCGTCATGGAGCCCACCAAGGTGGCCGGCTCGACCGTCGAGCGGGCCACGCTCCACAACGCCTACGAGGTGAGGCGCAAGGACGTCCGGCCCGGTGACACCGTGATCCTGCGCAAGGCCGGCGACGTGATCCCCGAGATCCTCGGGCCGGTGCTGCCGCTGCGCCCCGAGGGCCTGCCCGAGTGGGAGATGCCGACTGAGTGTCCCTCCTGCGGCACCACGCTCGCCGAGCAGAAGGAGGGCGACAAGGACCTCCGGTGCCCCAACCACCGCAGCTGCCGCGCTCAGGTGCTCGAGCGGGTCTACCACGTCGCCAGCCGGGGTGCCTTCGACATCGAGGGCCTCGGGTCGGAGGCGGCCTACGCCCTCGTCGAGGCCGGAGTCGTCGTCAACGAGGGCGACGTCTTCGACCTCACCGCGGAGAGCCTGCTGCGGGCGCCGCTCTTCACCCGTGCGCCGAAGAAGAACGAGGAGGGGCCGCAGCTCACCGCCAACGCCGTCGGGCTCCTCGGCAACCTCGAGACCCGCAAGCAGGTCCCGCTGTGGCGGGTGCTGGTGGCGCTCTCCATCCGGCACGTAGGCCCCACGGCTGCCCGCGCGCTGGCGACGGAGTTCGGGTCCATGGACGCGATCCGCGCCGCCAGCGAGGAGCAGCTGGCCGCCGCCGAGGGCGTGGGTCCGACGATCGCTGAGGCCGTCATCGAGTGGTTCAAGGTCGACTGGCACAACGAGATCGTCGACAAGTGGCAGGCCGCCGGTGTCGCCATGGCCGACGAGCGCGACGAGTCCGTGCCGCGCACCCTCGAGGGCCTGACCGTGGTTGTCACCGGCTCTCTCGAGGGCTTCAGCCGCGACTCGGCCAAGGAGGCGATCCTCGCCCGCGGCGGGAAGGCCGCCGGTTCGGTGTCGAAGAAGACCGACTACGTCGTCGTCGGTGACAACGCGGGCTCGAAGGCCGACAAGGCCGAGCAGCTCGGCGTGCCGGTGCTCGACGAGGCCGGCTTCGTGAAGCTGCTCGAGGGTGGCGCCGACGCGCTCTGA